In Labeo rohita strain BAU-BD-2019 chromosome 8, IGBB_LRoh.1.0, whole genome shotgun sequence, the genomic window TGTGAAAAAGATGTACGCATtagcatacatttaaaaagattacttattacagaaataactttaaaagaatatacttaTGTGAGAACTATTTCAGTAATATTGTATTATCTGCAATACTGTGTTACCtccaactgtttttttattattttgtttaaaaaaaaaacctgaaggacaacatgaaattaataaaacaatttaaaaaatgatatatttgaCTTTCACTTCATTTTGCCGGGAGAGCAGGTACATCTGTCACATCTGCGGTTTGTCCAAGTACTTCCAATTAGATGCTTGGAGTGATCCATGCGATCAACACAGTGTTTTTCTCCTATTTAAATTCAATCACATTAAGAGTTGTTAAGAGGAAATGTTAAGAGTTTATTCATCCAATAGTGTACATACATCATCTTTTAAATATGTAGTATGATGAGTGGATGTATCTCATTGTTATAACTGAAAATGTTCTGTTCTTGGGTATTTGACATGAAATATGctcaatttaaacattttctgttaaacTGCAAATAAATGGTGTTATAGTTAGGacattaaatatacagtttCTGTTACACgtttatttttgatgttttaaacaaaaatttgttttgttgcaAAACAAGCAATGATTAACTCATGTTCTAATGAAATGtgcactataaaaaaataaaacgaataACAGTGAATTGTACCTTCATGTTGACTTTTGTGTGGTTTTACgcgtttatgtgtttttatttacctATTTTTAGAGGTTGACAGGAGCAGCCAGAATCACTTAAAGACACAAAGGCACAAAATACCAAAACCAGAGCCAAAAGTTTCTGTAAAGAGAAACTAGGAACTTattataggaaaaaaaaacacagtgtaCATCagtaaatgttatataaaaattcTACATTAATCAGTAGCAGTAATAAACTTACCATTTTTGCACGTTTAGTACAGATGCTGGTCTAATGAAATGCAGTCACATTGggtcttttaaaacaaaacagaaaagggGTGGAACATCTCtctgcactaaaaaaaaaaatcttctggattaacgtaaaaaaaaaaaaaagtatatccattgcatgtatttttatatgttctCTCAACATAATTTATCTCCGTTTATGTTACCCAAGTTATGTTTGTcaaatgaacatgattttttttgttgtttttatgctttttatgcCACGTTGCCTTGTtgatttaacatgatttttgtttaaatgaaatatacagAGACGCATGTCACAGACATAGCTCATTTGTTTGAAATGcatctgttaaaatataatataacccCATATAAAAGCAAAATCCAAATCTAAAAATCTTACACTTCATTTACATACTGTCACGCTCAGTCACAACAGATAAAAGGGGTAAAGTATAACAAGTGAGTTTATTTAATGTACTCAACGTAAACAGGTTCTCTGCAGGTAAATATCCAGGTAAGTATTAAAGCAAGTAAACGTCAACAGGATCACAAATCAAACAGGATTCCGCAGGTAAGTGTTCAGGTGAGTATTAGTGCTGGTAGATGTCAACAGGATCACAAATCACACAGGTTCTCTGTAGGTAAATGTCCAGGTAAGTATTAGTGCAGATAATAGAAGTATACTCAATCTGTAAGGCATTCATTCGAGAAGCAAGGCAGACAAAGTTCGTTCTTCAAAAGGGCACGCGAGTAGACATGCAGGCAGATGATCCAGGAATGACAGAACGTATCAACCTTGAGCTCAGCCATCGAATGAATGGCTGAGCGATCCTTTTAAAGGGAGCTGCTGATTGTGACCAGGTGCTAGTAGTCCGGTGATTGCGAGCGAGTGATTGGTGCTGAATCAGGTGCGGGTGATTGCGTGCGTTCGGTGGAGACTGGTCCAGGGTCAGGTGAGTGTGACGGTGTGACATTACCCCCTCCTCCACGAGCGTCTCCTGACGCTCGTACTCGACGGCGAGGACGGCCACGACCTCTGGGGGCTGGACAGGTAGGATGGGACTGGTGGAATTCCGCGGTCAGGGAGGGATCGAGTATGTCATCCCGGTCGATCCAGCTTCTCTCCTCAGGACCGTACCCCTCCCACTCAATCAGGTATTGAAGCCGCCCGTTCCGCCGCAGAGAGTCGAGGATCTCTTGGACTCGGCAGATGGTTTCAGTGGTTTCGATTTCGGGTTGAGGAGGGGGTTCCGGGTGGTCTGCAGAGGGAGGAAACGTAGGATTAAAGTGACGTTTCAACAGTGATACATGGAAGGTGGGTGCTATGCGGTAGTGGGGTGGTAGTTGCAGTTCATAAGTGACATCATTTAGACGTCGTATGATTGGAAATGGACCAATGAACTTTGGACTCAGCTTGCGGCAGGGCAAACGAAGGTTGATATCCCGAGTGGAAAGCCAAACTAACTCGCCCGGCTGGTATTCCGGTGTCGGGGATCGGCGAGTGTCAGCCCACCTTTTGTGCCTTCGAACTGCCCGCTGTAGGTTCATCATTCCAGGGAAAGAGGGGTGGCTGATAACCTAGAACACATTGAAAGGGTGTTAAGCCTGTGGTTTCTTGCCTTAATGAGTTCTGAGCGTATTCGGCCCAGGGCAGATACTGGTTCCAGGATTCCTGATGGTTATGGCAGTAGGACCTGAGGTAACGACAGATCTCTTGGATTTTTCGTTCTGTCTGGCCGTTCGTCTCTGGATGGTACCCCGAGGATAAGCTGATTGACACCCCGAGTAATCGAAAGAACTCCCTCCATACCCGGGATGTGAATTGAGTCCCTCTATCCGAGACAATGTCCTCAGGGATTCCAAAATGTCTGAAAATCTGAGAAAACAACAACTGAGCAGTGTTCATGGCTGTGGGTAACCCCGGTAAGGGAATTAGTTTACAGGCCTTTGAGAAGCGGTCTACGACCACTAGAATGGTTGTGAAACCATCAGACTTAGGCAGGTCAGTAGCAAAGTCTATTCCTATATGGGACCAAGGCCGTTGCGGAATGGAT contains:
- the LOC127169875 gene encoding small serum protein 2-like: MAELKVDTFCHSWIICLHVYSREKHCVDRMDHSKHLIGSTWTNRRCDRCTCSPGLLIDGPSDLTKGCIVKYNYDTCTFKVFNPKDPSVKCDYSVVGK